The following coding sequences are from one Shewanella eurypsychrophilus window:
- a CDS encoding AMP-binding protein codes for MESSTKTPVEMLAHWVEKQGDSTYLRQPINGQYKDFTWRDVQQKMQQLAGALRHLGLNPGDKVAVLSKNCAEWFITDLALMHGGYISVPIYPTANADTIRYVIEHSEAKAIIIGKLDYWADQEAGVGGDILRLAMPYDTMPAQYKWDSLLKLGEPLVDAPFAEPDQVMTLIYTSGSTGKPKGAIQTFSSYAWTCKAVVRDLKTGVDDRLISYLPLAHITERVAMEGSSFYSGSCVAFVESLDSFVEDVKRARPTIFFSVPRLWSLFQQNIIAKIGHSKLNFLLKIPIVNGIIKKKIHAGLGLEHCHLLGSGSAPIPPSLISWYHDIGLNISEAWGMTENSAYSIINYPFDASKIGTVGRAIEGCEIKQTDSGELLVKSPGLMTGYYKQDEMTAASFDEEGYFRTGDLCSIDSDGCVSITGRVKDNFKTSKGKYVAPVPIERKLAQDPHIELLCVIGSGLPHPIALVQLSEGATLQPREEVRSSLKATLDSINPNLESHETIDAIIVVKEAWDVDNDVLTPTLKIKRHVLEQRFSEKVDGIRGGKIRWEEEID; via the coding sequence ATGGAATCATCCACCAAAACTCCTGTTGAGATGTTAGCGCATTGGGTCGAAAAACAAGGTGATTCGACCTACCTTAGACAACCTATAAATGGTCAGTACAAAGACTTTACCTGGCGGGATGTTCAGCAAAAAATGCAACAGCTTGCCGGAGCACTACGACACTTAGGGCTTAACCCCGGAGATAAAGTTGCCGTGCTTTCAAAAAACTGCGCCGAGTGGTTTATTACCGATCTGGCCTTAATGCACGGTGGTTATATTAGTGTTCCAATCTATCCAACTGCCAACGCCGATACCATTCGTTATGTAATAGAACATAGCGAAGCCAAAGCTATCATTATCGGAAAGCTCGACTACTGGGCCGACCAAGAAGCTGGTGTGGGTGGTGATATTTTAAGACTCGCCATGCCCTACGACACTATGCCTGCACAATATAAGTGGGACAGTCTACTCAAACTTGGCGAGCCCCTTGTCGATGCACCATTTGCCGAACCTGATCAGGTGATGACCCTAATCTATACCTCTGGCTCAACGGGTAAGCCAAAAGGTGCTATTCAAACGTTTTCCAGCTATGCCTGGACGTGTAAAGCCGTGGTCAGAGATCTGAAAACAGGTGTTGATGACAGACTTATCTCTTACCTGCCTCTGGCACACATTACCGAGCGTGTGGCGATGGAAGGATCCTCATTCTACTCAGGGAGTTGCGTGGCCTTTGTTGAGAGTTTAGATAGCTTTGTGGAAGATGTTAAACGAGCAAGGCCAACCATATTCTTCTCAGTACCTAGGCTCTGGAGCCTGTTCCAGCAAAATATTATTGCTAAAATTGGCCATAGTAAACTTAACTTTCTGCTTAAGATCCCTATTGTTAACGGTATTATCAAGAAGAAAATACATGCAGGTCTTGGCCTCGAGCATTGCCACCTGCTTGGCTCTGGCTCAGCCCCCATTCCTCCGTCGCTCATTAGCTGGTATCACGATATTGGTCTCAATATCAGTGAAGCTTGGGGGATGACAGAAAACAGCGCCTACTCCATCATCAACTATCCCTTCGATGCCAGTAAAATTGGCACTGTCGGCCGTGCAATTGAAGGCTGTGAAATCAAGCAAACCGACAGCGGTGAGCTCTTGGTAAAAAGCCCAGGATTGATGACAGGTTATTACAAGCAAGATGAGATGACCGCAGCCTCATTCGATGAAGAAGGTTACTTCCGTACCGGCGATCTTTGCTCTATCGATAGTGATGGCTGCGTTTCAATTACCGGACGAGTAAAAGACAACTTTAAAACCTCGAAAGGTAAATATGTTGCACCGGTACCCATAGAGAGAAAACTGGCCCAAGACCCTCACATTGAACTTCTCTGTGTTATCGGTTCAGGCTTGCCTCATCCTATCGCATTGGTACAACTGTCAGAAGGCGCAACACTGCAACCAAGAGAAGAGGTCCGTAGCTCGCTTAAAGCCACGCTCGACAGTATCAACCCAAACCTAGAATCACATGAAACAATCGATGCAATTATAGTCGTCAAAGAGGCTTGGGATGTCGATAACGATGTACTAACGCCAACATTGAAAATTAAACGCCATGTACTGGAACAGAGGTTTAGCGAAAAAGTCGATGGGATCCGTGGCGGAAAGATCCGCTGGGAAGAAGAGATAGATTAA
- a CDS encoding calcium/sodium antiporter, whose protein sequence is MLIALSILGGFIILTLGAEALVRGASAIALRLGITPLIIGLTIVAFGTSAPELAVSLKSALAGNSGIALGNVIGSNIANIGLILAITALIRPIQVKSQMVKRDIPIMIAASMLFWGLLLDGDLSFWDGALLSSLLVGYLSFSYISSRNSGESEALDDSPQKPMLSVLFIIIGISMLVGGGILFVDGAVDLAKTFGISEVVIGLTIVAIGTSMPELVTSVVAARKGESDIAIGNIVGSNLFNILGILGVTALIHPIAAAGIQNFDFMVMLALAVLVLPFAWSGFRIGRREGAILLLGYLSYIGYLVSHATA, encoded by the coding sequence ATGTTAATTGCCCTCTCAATCTTAGGTGGCTTTATTATTCTCACCTTAGGCGCAGAAGCCTTAGTTCGTGGTGCCAGCGCTATCGCTCTTAGACTAGGTATTACACCACTCATTATCGGTCTCACCATTGTCGCCTTCGGCACCAGTGCACCAGAGTTAGCCGTGAGCTTGAAATCAGCCCTAGCGGGTAACAGTGGCATAGCACTAGGTAATGTCATCGGCTCAAACATTGCCAATATTGGCCTGATCTTAGCGATCACAGCCCTTATCCGCCCCATTCAAGTTAAATCACAAATGGTTAAACGTGACATCCCCATCATGATCGCGGCCTCCATGCTTTTTTGGGGCTTATTGCTCGATGGCGATCTCAGCTTTTGGGATGGCGCCCTACTCAGCAGTTTACTCGTTGGCTACCTAAGCTTTAGCTATATCAGCTCTAGAAACAGTGGTGAAAGTGAAGCGCTAGATGATAGCCCGCAAAAACCTATGCTTTCTGTGTTGTTTATTATCATAGGAATAAGCATGCTCGTCGGCGGCGGAATACTATTTGTCGATGGCGCGGTCGACTTGGCTAAGACTTTTGGCATCAGCGAAGTCGTGATCGGTTTAACGATTGTTGCCATAGGCACTAGTATGCCTGAGTTGGTCACTTCGGTTGTTGCAGCCCGTAAAGGCGAGAGTGATATTGCTATCGGTAACATCGTCGGATCGAACCTGTTTAATATCTTAGGTATCTTAGGTGTCACCGCATTGATTCACCCTATTGCTGCAGCGGGTATTCAAAACTTCGATTTTATGGTCATGCTGGCACTGGCAGTATTGGTGCTGCCTTTTGCCTGGAGTGGATTTAGAATTGGTCGTCGAGAAGGGGCCATTCTTTTACTCGGTTATCTAAGCTACATAGGCTATCTAGTCTCTCACGCCACTGCCTAG